Genomic segment of Halictus rubicundus isolate RS-2024b chromosome 16, iyHalRubi1_principal, whole genome shotgun sequence:
AGAATTGGGGGTAATGCACCAATGATAATTGGGGGTAATGATCAAACCAATGATGATTGGGGGTAATGATCAAACTAATAATTATTGGAATAGAAGCAACCTTAAGACCTATAGTAAAACCGAAAATCCAAAACTAAAGATGATAAAATCTATCAAAAAACCAGCAGTGCAAATTAGACTTCTCAACACAAACCTCACGGGAGAAACGTCAGGGTTCCAGAGGAAAGTAAAGGAGGTAATTTGCAGTAATAACGAAAAAGAAATAACGAAGGAGAAATATGGACTCTTATTAGAACAAAGGGAGAGAAATATGGAAAAGAATAAAGAGGCAGGAGAGGATAATACGTATCGACCAAAAACAAATGACATAAATAATCAATATAATCCTGATGGGATTGGtaggttaatagaaaatatACCTACCATAATACCTATGGACCCAACCTATAGTCAGCTGACAAATGCACAAATGGAGTTAGAGAGAGACCAGACTGATAATGATATTTATGCCAagaataacaataaatatataacTTATTAGAACAAAAACTAACTAGTTATACAAAGACAATATGAATCAGTCTATTAAAATTACTTTTTGGAATTGTAGAAGCATTAAAAGTACAAGGTCAGAAATAGAATATCTATCTAAAGGAGCGGATATAATTATATGTGCAGAATCCAGGTTGAAGCCAAAGGACCAGTTTGAATTGAACGGTTTTAGTGCTGTCAGGAAGGACAGAATAAGAAAAACAGGAGGTGGAGTTATCATGTTTATAACAAAAAgcctaaaatacaaaattatagaAGTGAAATTAAAAGATGATAATACTGAAGCAATATGTATGGAAATAACTAACTTAAAACAAAAATTACAGGTATTTGCAGTGTATAGAGCACCAGGGCAATCCCTAATAAAGAAGGATTGGGAAGAATGTAtagaagaaatttaaaaattgggGTCAGCTATAATTTTAGGAGATTTTTATGCCAGAAATGTGGCATGTAACTGTGATATATCAGATGATGCATGTTTGTGCGACCCTCGAGGGTCAGTTTATTAGCTTGGACGAAGTGCCCGTCTTGCACATTTGGCAAACAAATGTTCCAAGAACGGAATCTTTACAAGGTCATTTACAACCGGGAAGGTAAAAATCACGCTTCG
This window contains:
- the LOC143362148 gene encoding uncharacterized protein LOC143362148; protein product: MIKSIKKPAVQIRLLNTNLTGETSGFQRKVKEVICSNNEKEITKEKYGLLLEQRERNMEKNKEAGEDNTYRPKTNDINNQYNPDGIGRLIENIPTIIPMDPTYSQLTNAQMELERDQTDNDIYAKNNNKYITY